In one Plasmodium reichenowi strain SY57 chromosome 7, whole genome shotgun sequence genomic region, the following are encoded:
- a CDS encoding putative exported protein (Plasmodium exported protein, unknown function) has protein sequence MKSEQNFKKTNNKNTLEKKRNFKKYVTNNKIRLFVLFLELVLCTILHTTIEVNYFNELSKNKISNKNYTVNNRKEYGHFIRLLCEAENDNNDYELNGPSLSEVDPYNIENYGEETNNTKQNKSDNNFYHVLDNKYDTKLLEIKNDYERALEDMNTPNKEESFGTEVNNILEEIYYDHTVSEVSHEQLNELNDNEDISLHEKQLRKERATLSDKDNSKNSNAQNKEQADAVNKKFIKLFENFFERMNKHRVNYLRNKYQVFQFLNELNREDRERLKALFFVAITLAVLGIVFIIYLIVRFIILIFSLFE, from the exons ATGAAAAGTGaacaaaattttaaaaagacaaataataaaaatactctagaaaaaaaaaggaattttaaaaaatatgtaactaataataaaataagattATTCGTTTTGTTTCTTGAACTGGTTTTATGTACCATTCTACACACAACAATAGAAGTGAACTATTTTAATGag CTGtcaaaaaacaaaatttcaaataaaaattacaCAGTAAATAATAGAAAAGAATATGGGCATTTTATTAGACTATTATGTGAAGcagaaaatgataataatgattatgAATTAAATGGACCCTCTCTAAGTGAAGTAGATCCttataatattgaaaaCTATGGAGAAGAAACAAATAATACgaaacaaaataaaagtgataataatttttatcacGTATTAGATAATAAGTATGATACAAAATTattagaaataaaaaatgattatgAACGTGCATTGGAAGATATGAATACACctaataaagaagaaagtTTTGGAACTGaagtaaataatatattagaagaaatatattatgatcaCACAGTATCTGAAGTATCACATGAACaattaaatgaattaaatgataatgaagACATTTCATTGCATGAAAAACAACTTAGAAAAGAAAGAGCAACTTTAAGTGATAAAGATAATTCTAAAAATTCTAATGCTCAAAACAAAGAACAAGCTGATGCAGTGAATAAAAagtttataaaattatttgaaaatttttttgaaaGAATGAATAAACATAGAGTTAATTATTTACGTAATAAATATCAAGTATTTCAATTCCTTAATGAATTAAATAGAGAGGACAGGGAAAGACTTAAAGCTTTATTCTTTGTTGCAATAACACTTGCAGTTTTAGgaattgtttttattatatatttaatagttagattcataattttaatattttctctctttgaataa